From Mucilaginibacter rubeus, a single genomic window includes:
- a CDS encoding sensor histidine kinase, which produces MLKNQAELRELNDARQTELMNAVFETQESERRRLAEDLHDSVGQVLSAIKLNLHRLDKNCVNEVTQPLLLDTRKLADECIQEIRNIIQNVLPPILTDYGLLVAVEALCTKVEHNTHIKVKFTKNFADKRFPNDIELAFYRIAQELFGNAIKHSEATAINLNMALDAGYLVMEFKDNGKGFNMDDVKQGFGLKNLQSRVQLINGEINTYSKPLSGAITIIKLKVA; this is translated from the coding sequence ATGCTCAAAAACCAGGCAGAGTTACGAGAGCTTAATGATGCACGCCAAACCGAATTGATGAATGCCGTTTTTGAAACCCAGGAAAGTGAACGCCGGCGCCTGGCCGAAGATCTGCATGACAGTGTTGGCCAGGTGCTTTCGGCTATAAAGCTTAACCTGCACAGGTTGGATAAAAATTGTGTAAACGAAGTTACCCAACCCCTGCTTTTAGATACCCGCAAACTGGCCGACGAATGTATCCAGGAGATCAGGAACATCATCCAAAATGTATTGCCCCCGATACTTACCGATTACGGACTGCTTGTTGCGGTTGAAGCACTGTGTACCAAAGTTGAGCACAATACCCATATCAAAGTTAAGTTCACTAAAAACTTTGCCGACAAACGCTTCCCTAACGATATTGAACTTGCATTTTACCGCATAGCGCAGGAGCTTTTTGGCAATGCCATCAAACACTCGGAAGCCACTGCTATAAACCTCAATATGGCCCTTGATGCCGGTTACCTGGTTATGGAATTTAAGGATAACGGCAAGGGCTTTAATATGGACGATGTTAAACAGGGCTTCGGGCTTAAAAACTTACAGAGCCGCGTGCAACTCATTAACGGTGAAATAAATACATACAGCAAACCGCTTAGCGGAGCAATCACAATCATTAAATTAAAAGTAGCATAG
- a CDS encoding four helix bundle protein, with the protein MTGSFKDLKVYKLAFETASDIFKLSKAFPKEERYSLTDQIRRSSRSVCVNIGEGYRKRIYPKHFTSKMTDADGEATETSIWLDFALDCEYIDQQIHAALQAKYQEIGRMLNSMAQNPEKFLPKS; encoded by the coding sequence ATGACCGGAAGTTTTAAGGATTTAAAAGTTTATAAGCTTGCATTTGAAACAGCGAGCGATATTTTCAAGCTTTCAAAAGCTTTTCCTAAAGAAGAGCGATATTCACTTACTGATCAGATAAGAAGATCATCGCGATCTGTTTGTGTCAATATTGGTGAGGGATATAGAAAGCGAATTTATCCGAAACACTTCACATCCAAGATGACTGATGCCGACGGAGAAGCGACTGAAACATCAATTTGGCTCGACTTCGCTTTAGACTGTGAGTACATCGATCAACAAATCCATGCTGCTCTCCAGGCTAAATATCAGGAGATAGGCAGGATGTTGAACAGCATGGCTCAAAACCCTGAAAAATTTCTACCTAAAAGCTGA
- the metF gene encoding methylenetetrahydrofolate reductase [NAD(P)H], with amino-acid sequence MKIPEHIANANGKTLFSFELIPPLKGQSIQGIYNAIDPLMEFKPPFIDVTTLREDFIYKQHPSGLLEKLSYRKRPGTIAICAAIMNKYKVDTVPHLLCGGFTKDETENALIELEFLGIENVLVLRGDARLGDSSFVPTPNGHCYATELLQQVVNLNNGIYLHEDHGNTAKTNFCIGVAGYPEKHFEAPNLKTDFKYLKQKVEMGAQFIVTQMFFDINKYKEFVNGCRANGINVPIIPGLKPITSSKQLVTLSKTFHIDIPDDLSDAIHACENEKAVKEVGIEWMINQCKELIAFGAPVLHFYTMSNAGPTKRIAEAIF; translated from the coding sequence ATGAAAATACCTGAACATATAGCCAACGCTAACGGCAAAACACTTTTTTCTTTTGAATTGATTCCGCCTTTAAAGGGGCAGAGCATCCAGGGAATTTATAACGCCATTGATCCGTTGATGGAGTTTAAACCTCCGTTTATTGATGTTACTACCCTGCGCGAGGATTTTATCTACAAGCAGCACCCAAGCGGACTGCTCGAGAAACTATCATATCGCAAACGTCCGGGGACTATTGCCATCTGCGCGGCTATCATGAACAAGTATAAGGTAGACACCGTGCCCCATTTGCTTTGCGGTGGCTTTACTAAAGATGAAACCGAGAACGCCCTTATTGAGCTTGAATTTTTAGGTATTGAGAACGTGCTGGTACTACGTGGCGATGCCCGCCTTGGCGATTCGTCATTTGTACCCACACCTAATGGCCATTGCTATGCTACCGAGTTGCTGCAACAGGTAGTAAACCTTAATAACGGCATCTACCTGCATGAAGATCATGGCAACACCGCCAAAACCAATTTCTGCATAGGTGTTGCCGGTTACCCCGAAAAACATTTTGAGGCTCCGAACCTTAAAACAGATTTCAAATACCTGAAACAAAAGGTTGAAATGGGCGCGCAGTTCATTGTAACCCAAATGTTTTTTGATATTAATAAATACAAAGAGTTTGTTAACGGCTGTCGTGCCAATGGTATTAACGTACCAATTATTCCGGGCCTAAAACCGATTACCTCATCTAAACAATTGGTAACGCTGTCAAAAACCTTCCATATCGATATCCCTGATGATCTGAGTGATGCTATCCACGCCTGCGAAAACGAAAAAGCTGTAAAAGAAGTGGGCATCGAATGGATGATAAACCAATGTAAAGAACTGATTGCCTTTGGAGCGCCCGTACTGCATTTTTATACCATGAGCAACGCCGGCCCAACCAAACGTATTGCTGAGGCGATATTTTAG
- the metH gene encoding methionine synthase, with protein sequence MDIRKELQKRILVIDGAMGTMIQRYQLTEKDFRGERFRDHKSDLQGNNDLLNITRPDIIKAIHAEYLDAGADIIETNTFSTQVISLADYHLEELAYELSYEGARIAREVADEYTQRNPEKPRFVAGAIGPTNRTASLSPDVNDPGYRAVTFDDLADAYYDQVRGLVDGGSHLLLVETIFDTLNAKAALFAIKRYEDECKAAGKDFPAFRDSGGIMISGTITDASGRTLSGQTVEAFWNSISHANLLSVGLNCALGAREMRPHLAELSEKAGVYISAYPNAGLPNEFGQYDETPHETAHQVDDFIKAGLVNIVGGCCGTTPDHIKCIADKAASFPPRPIPEIEPDMRLSGLESVTIKPESIFVNVGERTNITGSPKFSKLILAEDYEAALSVALQQVEGGAQVIDINMDEGMIDSEAVMTKFLNLVASEPDIAKLPIMIDSSKWTVIEAGLKCVQGKGIVNSISLKEGEEKFKEQARKILSYGAATVVMAFDEVGQADSLERRIEICKRSYDILVNEVGFPPQDIIFDPNILTVATGLEEHNNYAVDFIEATRWIKQNLPHAKVSGGVSNISFSFRGNNTVREAMHSAFLYHAIKAGMDMGIVNAGMLEVYEQIPKNLLELVEDVLLNRRQDATERLVEFADTIKSKGKEIVRDEEWRKGTVQERLSHSLVKGIVEYLDNDVEEARQAYARPLEVIEGPLMDGMNVVGDLFGAGKMFLPQVVKSARVMKKAVAYLLPFIEEEKKNNAGADQRSNAGKVLMATVKGDVHDIGKNIVGVVLACNNFEVIDLGVMVPAQRIIEEAKKQNVDIIGLSGLITPSLDEMVHFAKEMERENFTIPLIVGGATTSRIHAAVKIAPQYSGAAIHVLDASRSVTVCSSLMSKDNRDAYIQGIKDEYAKAREAHANKKSDKRFVTIEEARAGKFQISLDGDVAPKPAFTGTKVIENYPLEELLPYIDWTPFFHTWELRGSYPKIFEDKYVGDEAKKLFDDAQVLMKRVVDEKLFTAKGVIGFWPANAVGDDIELYTDESRTTVLNRIHTLRQQAEKVKNDPYYALSDFIAPKESGVPDYFGGFAVTTGLGCDELVAEFERDHDDYNSIMAKALADRLAEAFAEKMHELVRKEYWGYAKGEQLSNQELIKEEYQGIRPAPGYPACPDHTEKTTLFELLKAEDNANMHLTESLAMLPAASVSGFYFAHPQARYFGLGKISKDQVEDYAVRKQMPLEDVERWLGPNINY encoded by the coding sequence ATGGACATTAGAAAAGAATTACAGAAACGCATCCTGGTGATTGACGGAGCAATGGGTACCATGATTCAAAGGTACCAGCTCACGGAGAAGGATTTTCGTGGCGAGCGTTTTCGCGATCATAAAAGCGACCTGCAGGGCAATAACGACCTGCTCAATATCACACGCCCAGACATTATTAAGGCTATCCATGCCGAATATTTGGATGCAGGGGCTGATATTATTGAAACCAACACATTCAGCACACAGGTAATTTCCCTTGCCGATTATCACCTGGAAGAATTGGCATACGAATTAAGCTATGAAGGCGCCCGTATTGCACGCGAGGTAGCCGATGAATATACCCAACGCAATCCCGAAAAGCCGCGCTTTGTCGCCGGCGCTATCGGGCCAACAAACCGCACCGCTTCATTGTCGCCTGATGTTAATGACCCGGGCTACCGCGCTGTTACGTTTGATGATCTGGCCGATGCCTACTATGACCAGGTGCGTGGTTTGGTTGACGGCGGCTCGCATTTGCTGCTGGTTGAAACCATCTTTGATACCCTGAATGCCAAGGCTGCCCTGTTCGCCATAAAACGTTATGAGGATGAATGTAAAGCTGCCGGAAAGGATTTCCCTGCTTTCAGGGATTCGGGTGGTATCATGATCTCGGGTACTATTACCGATGCTTCGGGCCGTACCCTTTCGGGGCAAACGGTTGAGGCTTTCTGGAACTCGATAAGTCATGCCAACCTGCTATCGGTAGGTTTAAACTGCGCTTTAGGTGCAAGGGAAATGCGCCCGCACCTTGCCGAACTTTCTGAAAAAGCAGGCGTATATATTTCGGCTTATCCAAACGCAGGCCTACCAAATGAGTTTGGCCAGTACGACGAAACCCCACACGAAACCGCTCACCAGGTTGATGATTTCATTAAAGCCGGGCTGGTAAATATCGTAGGCGGATGTTGCGGTACCACACCCGATCACATCAAATGCATTGCCGATAAAGCTGCATCCTTCCCCCCGCGCCCTATCCCTGAAATTGAGCCGGATATGCGTCTGAGCGGGTTGGAATCGGTTACCATTAAGCCCGAAAGCATTTTCGTAAACGTGGGTGAGCGTACCAATATCACCGGTTCGCCCAAGTTTTCTAAACTGATTTTGGCCGAGGATTATGAGGCAGCGCTATCTGTTGCGCTGCAGCAAGTTGAAGGTGGAGCCCAGGTTATCGACATTAACATGGACGAGGGCATGATCGACTCTGAAGCGGTGATGACAAAGTTCCTGAACCTTGTTGCATCTGAGCCGGACATAGCCAAACTGCCTATCATGATCGATTCATCTAAATGGACAGTGATTGAGGCGGGTTTGAAATGCGTACAGGGTAAGGGTATAGTAAACTCTATCTCCCTTAAGGAAGGCGAAGAAAAGTTTAAAGAGCAAGCCCGCAAAATACTAAGCTATGGTGCAGCTACCGTAGTAATGGCATTTGATGAAGTTGGTCAGGCCGACTCATTAGAACGCCGTATCGAGATCTGTAAAAGATCATACGATATATTGGTGAACGAAGTAGGCTTCCCGCCACAGGATATCATTTTTGACCCCAACATCCTTACCGTAGCTACCGGTTTGGAAGAGCATAATAACTACGCGGTTGATTTTATTGAAGCTACGCGCTGGATAAAACAAAATCTGCCTCACGCCAAGGTGAGCGGTGGGGTAAGTAATATTTCGTTCTCTTTCAGGGGTAACAATACTGTGCGCGAGGCTATGCACTCGGCATTCTTGTATCACGCCATTAAAGCGGGTATGGATATGGGTATTGTTAACGCCGGTATGCTTGAAGTTTACGAGCAAATTCCTAAAAACCTGCTTGAGTTGGTTGAAGATGTACTGCTTAACCGTCGCCAGGATGCTACAGAGCGCCTGGTGGAGTTTGCCGATACCATCAAAAGTAAAGGCAAAGAGATTGTACGTGACGAAGAATGGCGTAAAGGCACCGTTCAGGAGCGCCTGTCGCACTCGTTGGTAAAAGGCATTGTTGAATACCTTGATAACGATGTGGAAGAAGCCCGCCAGGCTTATGCAAGGCCGCTTGAAGTAATTGAAGGCCCGCTGATGGATGGCATGAACGTAGTAGGTGACCTGTTTGGTGCGGGCAAAATGTTCCTGCCGCAGGTAGTTAAATCGGCCCGTGTAATGAAAAAGGCCGTGGCTTACCTGTTGCCCTTCATCGAAGAAGAAAAAAAGAATAACGCAGGTGCCGATCAGCGCTCGAACGCCGGTAAGGTTTTAATGGCCACCGTAAAAGGCGATGTGCATGACATTGGTAAAAATATAGTTGGCGTAGTACTGGCCTGTAACAACTTCGAAGTTATTGACCTTGGAGTAATGGTGCCTGCGCAACGCATTATTGAAGAAGCTAAAAAGCAAAACGTTGATATTATTGGCTTAAGCGGGTTGATAACGCCATCGCTTGACGAGATGGTGCATTTTGCCAAAGAAATGGAGCGCGAAAACTTCACCATTCCACTAATTGTTGGTGGCGCCACCACTTCACGCATCCACGCAGCGGTGAAGATCGCTCCGCAATATTCGGGCGCGGCTATTCACGTACTGGATGCTTCACGCAGTGTTACGGTATGCAGCAGCCTAATGAGTAAAGATAATCGCGATGCCTATATCCAGGGTATTAAAGATGAATATGCTAAAGCCCGTGAAGCACATGCTAATAAAAAGTCAGACAAGCGTTTTGTGACCATTGAAGAGGCCCGTGCCGGAAAATTCCAGATCAGCCTTGATGGCGATGTGGCACCGAAACCTGCATTTACAGGCACTAAGGTAATTGAAAACTATCCGCTGGAAGAGTTGCTCCCTTATATCGACTGGACACCGTTTTTCCATACCTGGGAATTGCGCGGCAGCTATCCGAAGATATTTGAAGACAAGTACGTAGGCGACGAAGCTAAAAAGCTGTTTGACGACGCACAAGTATTGATGAAACGCGTTGTTGATGAAAAACTATTTACCGCGAAAGGCGTAATAGGTTTCTGGCCGGCCAATGCCGTAGGTGATGACATTGAGCTTTATACCGACGAAAGCCGCACAACTGTTTTAAATCGCATTCATACCCTTCGCCAACAGGCCGAAAAGGTAAAGAACGACCCTTATTATGCATTGTCTGATTTCATAGCGCCGAAAGAAAGCGGTGTGCCTGATTATTTCGGCGGCTTCGCGGTAACAACCGGTTTAGGTTGCGACGAGTTGGTTGCCGAATTTGAGCGCGATCATGACGATTATAACAGCATCATGGCCAAAGCCCTTGCCGACCGCCTTGCCGAAGCGTTTGCAGAGAAAATGCATGAACTGGTACGTAAGGAATACTGGGGCTATGCGAAAGGCGAGCAGCTAAGTAACCAGGAACTGATCAAGGAAGAATACCAGGGCATCCGTCCGGCACCGGGTTATCCCGCCTGTCCGGATCATACCGAAAAAACAACCTTGTTTGAGTTGCTTAAAGCTGAAGATAATGCCAACATGCACCTTACCGAAAGCCTGGCTATGTTGCCGGCTGCATCGGTAAGCGGTTTCTACTTCGCGCATCCGCAGGCAAGGTATTTTGGATTAGGAAAAATCAGCAAGGACCAGGTTGAGGATTATGCGGTTAGGAAGCAAATGCCGCTTGAGGATGTAGAAAGATGGTTAGGGCCGAATATTAATTATTAG
- a CDS encoding AraC family transcriptional regulator, which yields MIKASYEILQPTNTQSFLIRKFDKLAFDAPYHFHEEYELTCIISGSGKRYVGSHMEDFASGDLVLLGPNLPHCWKLEHNEVVLREASAVVIQFNDAFLGEEFFNKFELQLIKKLFQQSGCGVSFYGETGVEVKKLLLNLVNEKSNFRMLIGLLEILHRMASSDEYVLLDQHRIIGERTNTERERINPVFAYLVENFRKHVSLDKAASIANMTPNAFCKYFKKVTRKTFMETIIEYRLNYAIQQLVQTDKPISEISFESGFGDVSHFYKMFKAKMNLSPLNYRKRFMRNLAGDKKLSA from the coding sequence ATGATAAAGGCCTCGTACGAAATTCTTCAACCTACCAATACACAGTCGTTTCTGATAAGGAAATTTGATAAGCTGGCATTTGATGCGCCTTATCATTTTCACGAAGAATATGAACTGACGTGTATTATTAGCGGCTCCGGCAAACGCTATGTTGGCAGCCATATGGAGGATTTTGCCTCGGGCGATCTGGTTTTGCTCGGCCCCAATTTGCCGCACTGCTGGAAACTTGAACACAATGAAGTAGTGCTGCGCGAGGCGAGCGCCGTGGTGATCCAGTTTAACGATGCTTTTTTGGGTGAAGAGTTTTTTAACAAGTTTGAGCTGCAGCTTATCAAAAAGCTTTTTCAACAAAGCGGATGCGGAGTGTCGTTCTATGGAGAAACCGGAGTTGAAGTAAAAAAATTATTGCTTAACCTGGTTAATGAAAAAAGCAATTTCAGAATGCTGATAGGGTTGCTGGAGATCTTGCACCGGATGGCTTCGTCGGATGAATATGTGCTGCTCGATCAGCATCGTATTATTGGCGAACGTACCAATACCGAGCGGGAGCGGATCAATCCCGTGTTTGCTTATCTGGTTGAAAATTTCAGAAAGCATGTATCGTTAGATAAAGCTGCCAGTATTGCCAACATGACCCCAAATGCCTTTTGCAAATACTTTAAAAAAGTTACCCGCAAAACATTTATGGAAACCATAATTGAGTACCGGCTTAATTATGCTATACAGCAGTTAGTACAAACAGATAAGCCTATTTCAGAGATTTCGTTTGAGAGTGGCTTTGGCGATGTATCGCACTTTTACAAAATGTTTAAAGCAAAAATGAACCTGAGCCCGCTTAATTACCGCAAAAGGTTTATGCGTAATTTGGCAGGGGATAAGAAGTTATCGGCGTAG
- a CDS encoding response regulator transcription factor: MGPIKLGIVDDHKIFRNGLKATLEDCGDFELLLEASNGKELIGLLTDKTPDVILMDIKMPEMDGIQTAAYVHQHFKEIKILALSMFNEDKYIVDMMKAGASGYLLKNAEPEEIIEAVSTVHNKGFYFNEHLSITLIKQLVGNDQADNIPNNKTDLNEREIEVLKLVCQECSNQEIADKIFLSVRTVEGYRARLFEKTGSKNLVGLVIYAIKRGIINVT, from the coding sequence ATGGGCCCAATTAAATTAGGTATAGTAGACGACCATAAAATTTTCAGAAATGGTTTAAAAGCTACGCTTGAAGATTGCGGGGATTTTGAACTGTTACTCGAAGCTTCAAACGGCAAAGAGCTGATAGGCTTATTAACCGACAAAACCCCCGACGTTATATTGATGGACATTAAAATGCCAGAGATGGATGGCATTCAAACAGCCGCCTATGTTCACCAGCATTTTAAGGAAATCAAAATCCTGGCACTGTCCATGTTTAACGAAGACAAATATATTGTGGATATGATGAAAGCCGGAGCATCGGGATATCTGCTAAAAAATGCCGAGCCGGAAGAGATCATTGAGGCGGTATCAACCGTTCACAACAAAGGCTTTTATTTTAACGAGCACCTTTCTATAACGCTCATCAAACAACTGGTAGGTAATGACCAGGCCGATAATATCCCCAATAACAAAACTGATCTTAACGAACGCGAAATTGAAGTGCTTAAGCTGGTTTGCCAGGAATGCTCCAACCAGGAAATTGCGGATAAGATTTTTCTGAGTGTGCGTACCGTTGAAGGCTACCGTGCAAGGTTATTTGAAAAAACCGGTTCCAAGAATTTAGTAGGGCTTGTTATATATGCCATTAAACGCGGCATTATTAATGTTACTTAG
- a CDS encoding phytanoyl-CoA dioxygenase family protein has translation MNTQIAHLPSLENFIKISNHNINEFREKGHTLVHEVLTKDEIAAYRPVIVGAADRYNTEKRKLEERDTYGKAFLQIMNLWQVDEDVKTFVMAKRLGKIAADLMGVENVRIYHDQALFKEPGGGPTPWHQDQYYWPIDTNNTVTLWMPLVDIDVNMGMLTFASGSYVNGAVFNTEISDESESAFDEYVKEKGFEITRAKTMKAGDATWHRGFTIHNAPGNNSDKMREVMTIIYVADGARVTPYKNEWQKNDHHKWLMSKPIGGLIDSELNPKVL, from the coding sequence ATGAATACACAGATCGCTCACCTTCCGTCGCTCGAAAATTTCATAAAAATATCTAACCACAATATTAATGAATTTCGCGAAAAAGGCCATACCCTTGTGCACGAAGTGCTTACAAAAGACGAGATTGCAGCTTATCGCCCAGTCATTGTTGGGGCGGCCGACAGGTACAATACCGAAAAACGTAAACTGGAAGAGCGCGACACCTATGGTAAAGCTTTTTTACAGATCATGAATTTATGGCAGGTTGATGAAGATGTTAAAACCTTTGTAATGGCCAAACGCCTCGGCAAAATTGCCGCCGACCTGATGGGTGTTGAAAATGTACGCATTTATCATGACCAGGCACTATTTAAAGAACCCGGCGGCGGACCAACCCCGTGGCACCAGGATCAATACTACTGGCCAATTGACACCAACAACACCGTAACCCTTTGGATGCCCCTGGTTGATATTGATGTAAACATGGGTATGCTAACCTTTGCATCGGGCTCATACGTTAACGGAGCTGTGTTTAACACCGAAATTTCCGACGAATCTGAATCGGCATTTGATGAATATGTTAAGGAGAAAGGATTTGAAATAACCCGGGCCAAAACCATGAAAGCCGGCGACGCGACATGGCACCGTGGTTTTACCATCCACAACGCCCCCGGTAACAACTCGGATAAAATGCGCGAGGTAATGACCATTATTTACGTAGCCGATGGCGCCCGCGTTACCCCCTACAAAAACGAATGGCAAAAAAATGATCACCATAAATGGCTCATGAGTAAGCCCATTGGTGGCTTGATAGATTCAGAATTAAATCCGAAGGTATTGTAA